A single window of Anaerocolumna chitinilytica DNA harbors:
- a CDS encoding glycoside hydrolase family 43 protein, translated as MNWIVIKEENIDGTNFTLQAEGEVSALEDWWGIQFLADSASPDTSGYLFRLTGEGCSELLLLSEKTEAHILQRRKTGSIIPDHPYRITIEKKDNIFTGFLEDALRASSASLWPLFELPLPAVSGNLAALVIAPHTEAPGKNEKPLCHNFHICSLPCSEPAMPSVPQYQNPILNGYADPDILFYQGTYYLYATSSTMPVGFEAYQSKDLVNWEYSGRIMEEAWGQKRWYWAPGIIEKGGKFYLLASVNEHLGIAVSTSPVGPFIPEPDYLFDKSIDGHFFLDEDGSLYIYYVSWREGKTYAIYAMKMEDDCVTPILRTETLVIKADEEWEQQQAPVAEAPYVIKHRGKYYLTYSGSHFESKGYAVGYAVSDSPLGPFVKYEGNPILSHHYLAHGPGHHCLVKAPLSEDIFIIYHTHHNTEAVQPRNICIDRIRFVPEEGKEDRLEVYGPTVTPQPYPFPIN; from the coding sequence ATGAACTGGATAGTTATAAAGGAAGAAAATATTGATGGAACAAACTTCACACTTCAGGCAGAAGGAGAAGTTTCTGCCTTAGAAGATTGGTGGGGTATTCAGTTTTTAGCAGATTCTGCTTCACCAGATACATCGGGCTATCTCTTTCGTTTAACAGGAGAAGGCTGTAGCGAACTTCTTCTGCTATCCGAAAAAACAGAAGCACATATCCTTCAAAGGAGAAAAACCGGTTCGATTATACCGGACCATCCTTACCGAATTACCATTGAGAAAAAGGACAATATTTTCACTGGTTTTCTTGAGGATGCTTTAAGAGCTTCCTCTGCTTCTCTTTGGCCTTTATTCGAACTCCCGCTGCCAGCTGTATCCGGCAACCTTGCTGCGCTGGTTATTGCTCCACATACAGAAGCTCCGGGAAAGAACGAGAAACCATTGTGCCATAATTTTCATATTTGTTCTCTTCCTTGCTCTGAGCCTGCTATGCCATCGGTTCCCCAATACCAGAATCCAATATTAAACGGTTATGCAGACCCCGATATTCTATTCTACCAGGGAACTTACTACCTGTATGCAACTTCATCCACTATGCCCGTGGGATTCGAAGCCTACCAATCAAAAGATTTAGTGAACTGGGAATACAGCGGCAGAATTATGGAAGAAGCCTGGGGTCAGAAACGGTGGTATTGGGCCCCCGGAATTATTGAAAAAGGCGGTAAATTTTATCTGCTGGCCTCCGTTAACGAGCACCTTGGCATCGCCGTCAGCACTTCCCCGGTGGGGCCCTTTATACCGGAACCGGATTACCTTTTTGATAAAAGTATTGATGGTCATTTTTTCCTGGACGAGGATGGCTCTCTTTATATTTACTACGTTTCCTGGAGGGAGGGCAAGACCTACGCCATATATGCCATGAAAATGGAAGATGATTGTGTAACCCCCATTCTGAGGACAGAAACACTGGTTATAAAAGCTGATGAAGAATGGGAACAGCAGCAAGCTCCGGTGGCAGAAGCCCCTTATGTCATAAAACACAGGGGTAAATATTACCTAACCTATTCCGGCAGTCATTTTGAAAGTAAAGGCTATGCTGTTGGTTATGCCGTTTCGGATAGTCCTCTCGGCCCCTTTGTAAAATATGAGGGCAACCCAATCCTCTCCCACCATTACCTGGCTCACGGCCCCGGACACCATTGCCTCGTGAAGGCACCCCTTAGCGAAGATATCTTCATTATATACCATACCCATCATAACACCGAAGCCGTCCAACCGCGAAATATCTGTATCGACCGTATCCGTTTTGTTCCGGAGGAAGGAAAAGAAGACAGATTAGAGGTATATGGTCCCACCGTCACACCTCAGCCTTATCCTTTTCCTATTAATTAG